In the Grimontia kaedaensis genome, one interval contains:
- a CDS encoding LysR family transcriptional regulator, with protein MRSVRFPQLPPLDALVAFEAAAEHESFARAGEELFLTASAVAYQVKKLESHLAVSLFARHGKGVSLTPKGKEFLVLVKQALKGFEENVERIRHGKLRPVRLATQHAIAQFWLQKRLGNYQHDFPEHELEITAVSTVSGQPEETDLALGYFFHDPGRRWQKLWSERLLPVSAPNYVGKDDPVFYQDMHWHDDWRFWQDKFSGRQARTRRSSLYALLLQSVLDGQGAMVGRVSLLQDYLERGELVPWPDDSVNQVESGGYYLYRSAACDDHPVANHFYDWLTAQCASR; from the coding sequence ATGCGTTCTGTTCGCTTTCCTCAACTTCCCCCTTTAGATGCGCTGGTGGCTTTTGAAGCTGCGGCTGAACATGAAAGTTTTGCCAGAGCGGGCGAAGAGCTTTTTCTTACTGCATCTGCAGTGGCGTATCAGGTCAAAAAGCTCGAAAGCCATTTGGCCGTTTCTTTGTTCGCAAGGCATGGTAAAGGTGTTTCACTTACCCCAAAAGGCAAAGAATTTTTAGTGCTTGTTAAGCAAGCGCTCAAAGGTTTCGAGGAAAATGTTGAACGGATTCGGCATGGAAAGCTAAGGCCAGTTCGCTTGGCGACACAGCACGCTATTGCTCAGTTCTGGTTGCAAAAGCGTTTGGGAAATTATCAGCATGATTTCCCTGAACATGAATTGGAAATCACCGCTGTCTCGACCGTTTCCGGTCAGCCGGAAGAAACCGATCTTGCGCTGGGTTATTTCTTTCATGATCCTGGCCGTCGCTGGCAAAAACTGTGGAGCGAGAGACTGTTGCCAGTCAGTGCGCCTAATTATGTAGGGAAGGATGATCCCGTCTTTTACCAAGACATGCATTGGCATGATGATTGGCGGTTTTGGCAAGATAAGTTCAGTGGCAGACAAGCGCGAACGCGTCGCTCCAGTTTGTATGCTTTGTTGTTGCAATCAGTCTTGGACGGGCAAGGAGCGATGGTTGGGCGGGTTTCCCTGCTGCAGGATTACTTGGAGCGTGGTGAGTTGGTGCCTTGGCCTGACGATTCAGTGAATCAGGTGGAAAGTGGCGGATACTACCTCTATCGAAGCGCCGCGTGTGATGATCACCCTGTGGCCAATCATTTCTATGATTGGTTGACGGCGCAGTGCGCTTCTAGATAG
- a CDS encoding LysE family translocator encodes MELITFLLFIPACFALNMTPGPNNLLAMNNARCYGFQPALVASFGRIAAFAVMIALTASGLAVILYASEKVFLAIKLVGAMYLFWIAFQLWRSTSSPVNDIEADRKVKALLKQEFALAAGNPKAILIFTAFLPQFVDPSAPINQQFFILGLTFLVLEVVAISMYALFGIYLRQWFSKPKMAGWFNRGCAVVLGVSGGNLLMMNRS; translated from the coding sequence ATGGAACTGATCACCTTTCTGTTATTTATCCCTGCCTGTTTTGCCTTAAACATGACGCCGGGGCCAAACAATCTGCTCGCGATGAATAATGCCCGTTGTTATGGCTTTCAACCTGCGCTGGTTGCCAGCTTTGGCCGAATCGCCGCCTTTGCGGTAATGATTGCACTAACTGCCTCTGGATTGGCGGTGATCCTCTATGCATCAGAAAAGGTCTTTCTGGCGATAAAGCTAGTTGGCGCTATGTATCTATTCTGGATTGCTTTCCAGCTTTGGCGGTCAACGTCTAGCCCGGTAAACGATATAGAAGCAGATAGAAAGGTCAAAGCATTACTTAAACAAGAGTTCGCGCTCGCCGCGGGTAACCCAAAGGCCATCCTTATTTTTACTGCGTTTCTGCCACAGTTTGTTGACCCGTCCGCACCCATCAATCAGCAGTTCTTTATTCTGGGTTTGACATTCCTGGTGCTGGAAGTGGTCGCGATTTCTATGTATGCGCTCTTCGGCATTTATCTTCGCCAGTGGTTTAGTAAACCCAAAATGGCGGGGTGGTTTAACCGCGGATGTGCTGTTGTACTCGGTGTGTCAGGCGGCAACTTGCTGATGATGAATCGAAGCTGA
- a CDS encoding MBL fold metallo-hydrolase, whose translation MKITKTTVAVLAATSLLSLSTQANEPVWDANKVQLVAEKLDDGVYAYYPTDAKKLEKKGLPVATSGGFIVGDEGVLVIDTTLNERLNKQLQGMIAVETKKPIIYAVNTSFHGDHSYGNMYLPEETKIIQHEVTQNYIDNHFEADIQWMMQSFGKGRGIEEIKPTDADILVGKDGKITIDLGGKNVEIMDFGFAQTGGDLFVWEPESKTMYTGNPIVTVKPSLPWLLDGHLLETLSSLQKVKDFLPDGATVVPGHGTPMTPEDIQWHIDYLEAIKTQVQQAIDDGLSLGETVKKVQLPEFTGYALRDWVHPGLNVPAAYRDLSKQQ comes from the coding sequence ATGAAAATAACCAAAACAACAGTAGCAGTACTTGCTGCGACTTCACTCTTGAGTCTCTCAACGCAAGCTAATGAGCCAGTATGGGATGCCAACAAGGTTCAGCTCGTCGCTGAAAAACTCGATGATGGGGTTTACGCCTACTACCCAACCGATGCCAAAAAGCTGGAAAAGAAAGGCCTACCTGTTGCCACCAGCGGCGGTTTTATTGTGGGTGATGAAGGTGTGCTTGTGATTGACACTACTCTCAACGAACGTCTGAATAAACAGCTTCAGGGAATGATTGCCGTTGAGACAAAGAAGCCCATCATTTACGCGGTTAACACCAGTTTCCATGGGGATCACTCTTACGGAAACATGTACCTACCGGAAGAAACAAAAATCATCCAACATGAAGTGACTCAAAACTATATCGACAATCATTTTGAGGCAGATATACAGTGGATGATGCAAAGCTTCGGTAAAGGACGCGGCATCGAGGAAATCAAACCAACTGACGCCGACATTCTTGTCGGGAAAGATGGGAAAATCACCATCGATCTCGGTGGCAAAAATGTCGAGATCATGGATTTCGGATTCGCACAGACTGGTGGTGATTTGTTCGTGTGGGAACCTGAATCAAAAACCATGTACACGGGTAACCCAATCGTCACGGTGAAACCTTCACTGCCTTGGCTCTTGGATGGTCACCTGCTGGAAACCCTGAGTTCACTTCAGAAAGTGAAAGACTTTCTCCCAGATGGCGCAACGGTAGTGCCAGGCCATGGTACGCCGATGACACCTGAAGATATTCAGTGGCACATTGATTATCTGGAAGCGATTAAAACCCAAGTACAGCAGGCGATTGATGATGGCTTGTCTCTTGGCGAGACGGTGAAGAAAGTGCAGTTGCCAGAGTTCACCGGTTACGCCCTTCGTGATTGGGTTCACCCAGGTCTGAACGTACCTGCCGCTTACCGCGATTTGTCTAAGCAGCAATAA
- a CDS encoding LysR family transcriptional regulator: MDKFTNMETFVRVVEIGSISGAADRMNIAKSAVSRRLKELEEHLNVQLFHRTTRTMHATETGTEYYKHCLRILEDLREAEEMTSQAHCVLKGPLKVAVPSTFGVLHIGPAINDFLQEHPQIEFELDFNDRQVDLIQEGYDLAIRIADLPDSTLLARKIATVRHVLCASPEYLQTHGSPESLSDLSHHKALVYSLSKDVSHWRLNTPEGKLQKVKIKPALKGSSGEFLHSAAEKGMGIAHLPTFVVHQAIREGRLEVVLPGYAFGELNAYAIYPQTRHLSRRVRTLIDFLVARFEGTPYWDK; the protein is encoded by the coding sequence ATGGACAAGTTCACCAATATGGAGACCTTTGTGAGGGTGGTTGAGATTGGCAGTATCAGCGGTGCAGCAGACCGCATGAACATTGCCAAATCTGCAGTCAGCCGACGTTTAAAAGAATTGGAAGAACACCTGAATGTTCAACTGTTCCACCGCACAACACGCACCATGCATGCCACTGAAACAGGCACGGAATATTACAAGCATTGCCTGCGTATTCTCGAAGACTTGCGTGAAGCAGAGGAAATGACTTCTCAGGCACATTGCGTGCTGAAAGGACCGTTAAAGGTTGCTGTTCCCTCAACATTCGGGGTGCTACATATCGGCCCGGCCATTAACGACTTTCTTCAAGAACACCCACAAATTGAGTTTGAACTCGACTTTAACGACCGACAGGTTGATTTGATTCAGGAAGGCTACGATCTCGCTATTCGTATTGCCGATTTACCAGACTCGACGTTGCTCGCCAGGAAAATTGCTACAGTTCGACATGTGCTTTGTGCCAGCCCAGAATACCTGCAAACACACGGCTCTCCTGAATCCCTTTCCGATCTTAGTCACCACAAAGCGCTTGTATACAGCCTGAGCAAAGATGTCAGTCATTGGCGGCTAAACACTCCGGAAGGTAAGCTGCAAAAAGTGAAGATTAAGCCCGCATTGAAGGGGAGCAGCGGGGAATTTCTGCATTCCGCGGCAGAAAAAGGGATGGGCATAGCCCACTTGCCAACATTTGTTGTCCATCAAGCCATCAGGGAAGGGCGTCTAGAAGTGGTGCTGCCCGGCTATGCTTTTGGTGAGCTCAACGCCTATGCGATTTACCCGCAAACACGGCATTTATCACGCCGAGTCAGAACCTTGATTGATTTTCTTGTTGCCCGATTTGAAGGCACGCCATATTGGGATAAGTAA
- a CDS encoding Crp/Fnr family transcriptional regulator: protein MEEKQILAQFEAGFRQHFALSDDEWQPFIDQGKLKLYSKGDVLFSAGDVVDKVGFVCAGTLCNFYLTPDGNRRNKSFLQQGEVSACLSSFARGLPARFGCEVLTDSVCFELPAKALRSLSESTPGWKDAFLQMVTALALKKEAREADLLMLSPTELYIQFVESCPELSQSLPNYHIASYLGITEVSLSRIRAKLGVQNAYQRQ from the coding sequence ATGGAAGAAAAGCAGATACTGGCACAGTTTGAAGCGGGTTTCAGACAGCATTTTGCTCTGAGCGATGACGAATGGCAGCCTTTTATCGATCAGGGAAAACTCAAGCTTTACAGCAAGGGTGATGTCCTGTTCAGCGCCGGAGATGTTGTCGACAAAGTAGGGTTTGTTTGTGCGGGTACCTTGTGCAATTTCTATCTCACGCCAGACGGCAACCGACGCAACAAGTCTTTTCTCCAACAGGGCGAGGTGTCTGCTTGTTTATCCTCTTTCGCAAGAGGGCTGCCTGCGCGCTTTGGCTGTGAAGTATTAACCGATTCAGTGTGTTTCGAACTGCCTGCGAAGGCGTTAAGAAGTCTAAGCGAGTCAACACCGGGATGGAAAGATGCCTTCCTACAGATGGTGACCGCATTGGCCTTAAAAAAAGAGGCGAGGGAAGCTGATTTACTGATGCTGTCGCCGACCGAGCTCTATATTCAGTTCGTCGAATCCTGCCCTGAATTATCGCAATCCTTGCCCAATTATCATATCGCGTCCTACCTTGGTATCACTGAAGTCTCACTCTCCCGCATCCGCGCTAAACTCGGCGTCCAAAACGCCTATCAGCGCCAGTAA
- a CDS encoding SDR family oxidoreductase: MKLLNKTIVLTGGTSGIGRQLVEQLVGDNQLIVLGRDAQKLSTLKKKWPSIITFQVDLADVNQVHLIAQSIASAKPEIDLLINNAATQFMPKFTDEAFTFDTVKTEVDTNFTSVCALIHGLLPALLASESSRVININSALGLVPKASSAVYCATKGALNIFSQSLRYQLEGSVVGVQQAFLPLVDTAMTKGRGKNKISSDVAAAEIIAGIEKGEDDFDIGATRFLRVLNALAPFAARKLLKAS; encoded by the coding sequence ATGAAACTACTTAATAAAACCATTGTGCTGACTGGTGGGACGTCAGGCATTGGTCGACAGTTAGTTGAACAACTCGTCGGCGATAACCAACTGATAGTGCTTGGGCGGGATGCACAGAAACTCAGCACATTGAAGAAAAAATGGCCATCCATCATCACTTTTCAGGTTGATTTGGCTGACGTGAATCAGGTTCATCTCATCGCCCAATCTATTGCCTCCGCGAAACCCGAAATAGATTTGCTCATCAATAATGCTGCGACCCAGTTTATGCCGAAATTCACTGATGAGGCGTTCACATTCGACACGGTGAAAACGGAAGTCGATACCAACTTCACCTCTGTTTGCGCGCTAATTCATGGCTTATTGCCTGCGCTTCTTGCATCGGAGTCGTCTCGCGTCATCAACATTAATTCTGCCCTTGGATTAGTGCCAAAGGCATCTTCTGCGGTCTATTGCGCCACGAAAGGCGCACTCAACATCTTCTCCCAGAGTCTGCGCTATCAACTGGAAGGCTCTGTTGTTGGCGTACAACAGGCTTTTTTGCCTCTGGTAGATACCGCAATGACTAAAGGCAGGGGCAAGAACAAAATCTCATCGGATGTGGCAGCTGCTGAAATTATCGCTGGTATCGAAAAAGGCGAGGACGACTTCGACATCGGTGCGACCCGATTTTTACGAGTGCTAAATGCCTTGGCACCTTTTGCCGCACGCAAACTACTGAAGGCGTCATAA
- a CDS encoding DUF2141 domain-containing protein, with the protein MVTKHSWLGFIWGVISMTATATENSVDIVVKGIDTTRPGNVLVMLFAEDGFPKKHDKALRIVSYTADKAERNVTFENVPTQFAIKVLHDEDEDGKVTKNWTGVWPQEGLGFSNGARITFKAPSFSSAQLEASSITSPHEITIRYP; encoded by the coding sequence ATGGTCACAAAACATAGTTGGCTGGGATTTATTTGGGGAGTGATTTCAATGACTGCAACGGCGACAGAAAACAGCGTAGACATCGTTGTGAAGGGGATAGATACAACAAGGCCAGGAAATGTGTTGGTGATGTTATTTGCTGAAGACGGTTTTCCAAAGAAGCACGACAAAGCGCTAAGGATCGTGAGTTACACCGCTGACAAAGCTGAGCGGAACGTCACCTTCGAAAATGTGCCAACGCAGTTTGCTATCAAGGTTCTACATGACGAAGACGAGGACGGGAAAGTTACCAAGAACTGGACAGGTGTCTGGCCCCAAGAGGGGTTGGGTTTCTCCAACGGTGCGAGAATCACGTTCAAAGCGCCAAGTTTTTCGAGCGCGCAGCTTGAAGCTTCAAGCATCACCTCTCCCCACGAAATTACTATTCGCTATCCGTAA
- a CDS encoding TVP38/TMEM64 family protein codes for MSSLFKLMVIMALFFASTFIAVNAMGWLTVDQIQLWFEQAQSLSALTVAIIVVSLLFLDLFIAVPTLSIMILGGYFAGAYVGALAAFTGTLLAGVAGYVLSAKFGDRLVNVVVKDEKQRAELRGHFRQYGVLMILLSRAMPILPEVTACMSGISRMKFTTFLLAWCTVNLPYTFIAAYAGSISSLENPKPAILTAIALSVFFWIGWGLLRRFSLKRPVRAD; via the coding sequence ATGTCATCACTTTTTAAACTCATGGTCATCATGGCCCTATTTTTTGCTTCGACCTTTATTGCGGTGAATGCGATGGGCTGGCTAACGGTAGACCAGATTCAGTTGTGGTTCGAGCAAGCACAGTCACTGAGTGCACTGACTGTTGCCATTATTGTCGTTTCATTGCTGTTTTTGGATTTGTTCATCGCGGTACCCACGCTTTCCATCATGATTCTCGGTGGCTATTTTGCAGGAGCATATGTTGGCGCTTTGGCAGCTTTCACAGGTACTTTGCTGGCGGGAGTTGCCGGATATGTCTTGAGTGCGAAGTTTGGCGATAGGCTGGTCAATGTCGTCGTGAAAGATGAGAAACAGCGCGCTGAGTTACGTGGTCACTTCCGTCAGTATGGTGTGTTAATGATTTTGCTTTCCCGCGCCATGCCGATTCTGCCTGAAGTCACAGCATGTATGTCAGGTATCAGCCGCATGAAATTCACAACTTTCCTACTGGCATGGTGCACAGTTAACCTGCCGTATACCTTTATTGCTGCTTATGCAGGGTCCATCAGCAGTTTGGAAAACCCAAAACCAGCGATTCTCACCGCGATTGCACTCTCAGTCTTCTTTTGGATTGGATGGGGACTACTAAGACGCTTTTCGTTGAAACGACCTGTTCGCGCGGACTAG
- a CDS encoding ferredoxin reductase family protein, with amino-acid sequence MKLKFALDNRKNILVAGAVLLSFIGIGSLLPEELTLQRWIAAFFAANALVGMALAFLLSTRMEILESIFGGLDRVYKAHRWAGIWSVFSIFMHWWLVPQSEVAREETSLIEIGSDTGEWATWLLLVLVVISFMRMLPYHLWKWSHRLMGLVFFISVFHYLFAVRPFQLFSPAGIAMNLTAVIGVWAWYYYAFGKDTSKHYIAKVENVKKQNGIVSFDTKPLQGKPKWEAGQFAFVSVLHNDNIKSEPHPYTIASSYHGGKPSFSIAALGDYTKTLYEHLENGQMIRLDMPYGRFHLDMKAKEQIWIGSGIGITPFIAWLQSLNSQSKQHPSVTLYYLVKNEEAAIFAKELGELVEGLPTVNLNIVYSEQGRLTPEKISEDINGDIGDVSLYFCGNPEVRKTMQEGLEQLGMPKNNTHYELFDFRGAL; translated from the coding sequence TTGAAATTGAAATTCGCACTGGATAACCGGAAAAACATCTTAGTTGCCGGAGCAGTATTACTTAGCTTTATCGGCATAGGCAGTTTGCTGCCGGAAGAATTAACGCTTCAACGTTGGATTGCAGCCTTTTTTGCTGCCAATGCCTTGGTGGGAATGGCATTGGCTTTTCTGCTTTCGACGCGCATGGAAATTCTGGAATCTATCTTTGGTGGTTTGGACAGGGTTTACAAAGCGCACCGATGGGCGGGTATTTGGTCGGTTTTTTCTATCTTCATGCATTGGTGGTTAGTGCCACAATCTGAAGTCGCTCGTGAAGAAACCAGTCTGATTGAGATTGGCTCCGACACCGGAGAATGGGCAACTTGGCTGCTGCTGGTCTTGGTAGTGATCAGCTTTATGCGCATGCTGCCTTACCACTTATGGAAGTGGAGCCATCGCTTGATGGGGTTGGTTTTCTTCATCTCCGTCTTCCACTATCTTTTTGCCGTCAGGCCTTTCCAGTTGTTCTCGCCAGCGGGAATCGCGATGAACCTGACGGCAGTTATTGGTGTTTGGGCTTGGTACTACTATGCCTTTGGAAAGGACACCAGTAAGCACTACATCGCCAAAGTTGAAAACGTGAAAAAGCAAAATGGTATCGTCAGTTTTGATACCAAGCCTTTGCAGGGCAAGCCGAAGTGGGAAGCTGGGCAATTCGCTTTTGTCTCAGTCCTTCATAACGATAACATCAAAAGCGAACCGCACCCTTACACTATCGCAAGCAGCTATCACGGCGGTAAGCCAAGTTTCTCGATTGCAGCATTGGGTGATTACACCAAAACGCTTTATGAGCACTTGGAAAACGGCCAGATGATTCGACTGGATATGCCATACGGGCGCTTCCACTTGGATATGAAAGCGAAAGAGCAAATCTGGATTGGTTCTGGAATCGGTATCACCCCGTTTATTGCCTGGTTACAATCGCTCAACAGCCAAAGCAAACAGCACCCTTCAGTCACGCTCTATTATCTGGTTAAAAACGAAGAAGCTGCCATATTTGCAAAAGAGCTTGGTGAATTAGTCGAAGGCTTGCCAACGGTAAACCTAAACATTGTCTATTCAGAGCAAGGGCGTCTAACGCCAGAAAAAATTTCCGAAGATATTAATGGTGATATCGGTGATGTTTCGCTCTACTTCTGCGGTAACCCTGAAGTCAGAAAGACAATGCAGGAAGGGCTAGAACAACTCGGCATGCCGAAGAACAACACCCATTATGAGTTGTTTGATTTTCGGGGTGCTTTGTAA
- a CDS encoding AEC family transporter, with amino-acid sequence MANIMEQLAFSLSLVAPIFFIISLGYIFKRLKWTNANFNDVASRLVFNVALPAMLFLSIATADHNFSQATEFLAFSVVMTVIFFVFCIASTKLAFKGNPDHGVLIQGSFRANTAIIGIAYVENAYGSQGLALAAIYVAVITVVYNIQAVICLSPRSAGSKLQSTKTIFINLGKNPLIIAIALGVVVSLLNITLPTVIVDTGNYLSRIALPLALLCTGGSLDFRMMRDEKKPTWFATSNKLMVAPFAFTLIGYLYGFRGLELGILFFMNAAPVAAASYAMTRAAGGNTTLSANIIGLTTLFSSVTVCVGSLVLKVLGLI; translated from the coding sequence ATGGCTAACATCATGGAGCAATTAGCGTTTTCCCTTTCTCTCGTCGCGCCGATCTTTTTCATTATTTCACTTGGCTATATCTTCAAAAGACTAAAGTGGACCAACGCCAACTTTAACGATGTTGCTTCACGGCTGGTGTTCAATGTCGCCCTGCCCGCAATGCTGTTTTTAAGCATTGCCACGGCTGACCATAACTTCTCGCAAGCCACAGAATTTCTGGCTTTTTCCGTTGTCATGACGGTGATTTTTTTCGTGTTTTGTATCGCGTCCACCAAACTGGCTTTCAAGGGAAATCCAGATCACGGCGTGCTGATTCAAGGGAGCTTTCGTGCCAACACAGCCATCATAGGCATCGCTTACGTTGAAAATGCCTATGGCAGTCAAGGGCTGGCACTCGCGGCAATTTATGTGGCGGTGATTACCGTCGTATATAACATTCAAGCGGTGATCTGCTTGTCGCCGCGCTCGGCGGGTTCCAAACTGCAGTCCACAAAAACCATATTTATCAATCTGGGCAAGAATCCGCTGATCATCGCGATTGCACTTGGCGTTGTTGTTTCACTTCTGAATATCACTCTTCCAACCGTGATTGTCGACACGGGCAACTACCTTTCCCGAATCGCACTTCCACTCGCGCTCTTGTGTACGGGCGGCAGTTTGGATTTCCGGATGATGAGAGACGAGAAAAAGCCAACCTGGTTTGCAACTTCTAACAAGCTTATGGTTGCGCCTTTCGCCTTTACCTTGATTGGTTACCTGTATGGATTTAGAGGACTGGAACTGGGGATTCTGTTCTTTATGAACGCCGCACCTGTGGCTGCTGCAAGCTATGCAATGACAAGAGCTGCAGGGGGTAATACCACGTTAAGCGCCAATATTATCGGGCTCACTACCCTGTTTTCCAGCGTGACGGTTTGTGTGGGGTCATTGGTTTTGAAGGTGTTGGGCTTGATCTAA
- a CDS encoding GntR family transcriptional regulator, translating to MSENNALSATLESVSPTSKENTKSENLTALLVEAIVSGEIASGSKISEPELARRYECSRGPLREAIMRLEGLGLIERIPHVGARVITLTPEKLVELYAVREALEGMAARLAARNIKQDELQGIEDLLTKHSRHIDEVEGASYFHQYGDFDFHYRVIMASRNQKLINLLCGELYHLLRMYRYQSPKTQSRPNHALEEHKFILHAIRNRDEELAELAMRRHIAGSRKAIEQQILKD from the coding sequence ATGAGCGAAAACAACGCATTAAGCGCGACGCTGGAAAGCGTGAGTCCCACATCGAAAGAAAACACCAAGTCGGAAAACCTGACAGCCTTGCTGGTTGAGGCTATCGTCTCCGGCGAAATCGCATCAGGCAGTAAAATCTCTGAACCAGAGCTCGCCCGCCGCTATGAATGCAGCCGTGGGCCGCTGCGCGAAGCCATAATGCGCCTGGAAGGGCTGGGGCTGATTGAGCGTATTCCTCATGTTGGGGCACGTGTCATTACCTTAACGCCAGAAAAACTCGTCGAATTGTATGCTGTGCGCGAAGCGTTGGAAGGCATGGCGGCGCGACTGGCAGCCAGAAATATCAAGCAGGATGAGCTTCAAGGTATTGAAGATTTGCTCACCAAGCACTCCAGACATATCGACGAAGTCGAGGGCGCATCTTACTTCCATCAATACGGCGACTTTGATTTTCACTACCGGGTAATCATGGCGAGCCGCAATCAAAAGCTGATCAATTTGCTGTGTGGTGAGCTGTATCACTTGCTTCGCATGTATCGCTACCAATCACCCAAGACTCAATCCCGACCCAACCATGCGTTAGAAGAGCACAAGTTTATTTTGCACGCGATCCGTAACCGTGACGAAGAGCTGGCAGAGCTGGCAATGCGTCGCCATATCGCGGGCAGCCGAAAGGCAATCGAACAACAAATCTTAAAAGATTAG
- the prpB gene encoding methylisocitrate lyase, whose translation MTLSPGAKFRQAVEQNNPLQIVGTINPYCAMMAQRLGHQAIYLSGGGIANASYGLPDLGITTLNDVMVDVERITNACDLPLLVDIDTGFGGAFNIARTIKAMEKAGTAAVHMEDQVAQKRCGHRPNKAIVSQQEMVDRVKAAVDARTDEQFVIMARTDALAVEGMDSAIERAIACIEAGADMIFPEAMNKLEQYQQFSSALRSAIGKPVPILANITEFGQTPLYTCEELAAVDVDMVLYPLSAFRAMNKAAENVYRHLLEEGNQEALVDSMQTRAELYDYLNYHDYENKLDDLFAQDKS comes from the coding sequence ATGACACTCTCCCCTGGAGCCAAATTCCGACAAGCCGTTGAGCAGAACAACCCACTGCAAATTGTCGGCACCATCAATCCTTACTGCGCCATGATGGCACAACGCCTCGGCCATCAAGCCATTTACCTCTCTGGTGGTGGTATCGCCAACGCGAGTTACGGTCTGCCTGATCTTGGCATTACCACGCTGAATGATGTGATGGTTGATGTCGAACGCATCACTAACGCCTGTGATTTACCGCTGCTGGTGGATATCGATACCGGATTCGGCGGCGCATTCAATATCGCCCGCACCATCAAAGCGATGGAGAAAGCAGGCACCGCAGCAGTGCATATGGAAGATCAGGTCGCGCAAAAACGCTGTGGTCATCGCCCAAACAAGGCGATTGTTAGCCAGCAGGAAATGGTCGATCGCGTAAAAGCGGCCGTCGATGCCCGTACTGATGAGCAGTTCGTGATCATGGCACGCACCGATGCGTTGGCCGTGGAAGGCATGGACAGCGCCATCGAACGCGCGATTGCTTGTATCGAAGCGGGTGCTGACATGATCTTCCCGGAAGCGATGAACAAGCTGGAACAATACCAGCAATTCTCAAGCGCGCTTCGCAGTGCGATTGGCAAACCTGTGCCTATTCTCGCCAACATCACTGAGTTCGGACAAACCCCGCTTTATACCTGTGAAGAATTGGCCGCAGTGGACGTCGACATGGTGCTTTACCCGCTGAGTGCGTTCAGGGCAATGAACAAAGCGGCGGAAAACGTCTATCGCCACCTTCTCGAAGAGGGCAACCAAGAGGCATTGGTCGATTCAATGCAAACCCGTGCCGAGCTCTACGACTACCTCAACTATCACGACTACGAAAACAAACTGGACGATCTGTTCGCACAAGACAAATCGTGA